One segment of Anatilimnocola aggregata DNA contains the following:
- a CDS encoding serine/threonine-protein kinase yields the protein MAKLLPASDTQAFLDSLQTSQLLSSEAMAKVREQFGSVEDAKIAARDLVKAGTITRWQAGQLLHQFTGLVVGNYKLLDQLGVGEMGRVYLAEHVKMQQKVALKVLARKHTAQPNVLRRILAEARRVAAIEHPHISHIQDVNQDGERYFIVLEYVDGIDLQRQVEQKGKLSAAQAWNFIRQAATGLAHAHSKKVVHGGLKPSNLLTDANGTVKILDFGLAQLAVGEASDNNDSVDQVAANAKLYRAPEAAKQPASATGDMYALGASLYFLLTGKAPAAGPQSPEQLTKLAPETPANLVELCSRLMSESPANRPQNDQQLMAAIETAKPGSTGAKSPAKEVAAKTPAPKPSANLPSAKAKSDDLVAAKAPPPRTKKPVTAKALPADDDSSPVISAAASPTETAPSDTPFSGFAIQAGGKAKAAAKSGSMPAITAAPPPPKKEKASAAAEKAEKPAATEKGTTKAAKAAKPAKTKEGGKSNLPLILAGGIGGGVLALGLIIGLVMFLMGGKGDDAVVAKADPDKEVTAEAAGTESNGETNPGGEANPDVSGEANPAIAVEANPAVTTPNAGEANPVAPAAEVKPVDPAKTEPAVPAPTAETKPAEAPPATPMVASVDPKPEPEAKPEPKTPPKTTPKPTPKPTPKPAPPASPFAGFSPAVALPKVVTDMTEPPAEMLVPVVLAPCKVPDENTVIIASIRGGETAYSKGKMKFTLESANGGTSLRDWEFKVGGELTEMPVVIATMAAKSDQLTFQWTAEAAKHPAAPYLCNCAIELTAGNGKAVVALRESSTVEPIAITIDKRSQPAKFTIDLPPDPKQLMFEITAVEGDVPKVKYDSKELVADKSTTFFWVGNVETEMPLGMKIDTTIQNGKTIQVISLPHFKLEGVNTRPEPYEKKKLQGLDQNISQQLQFATGALTQAAGIKDKKQKETITLQATQALEPLQKAKAQLEQLANLAKGLQSNGKIHFRIYLNADDSKVELMNSGGGAGVPAAPAGGGGVNNKAKL from the coding sequence ATGGCCAAATTGTTGCCTGCAAGTGACACGCAAGCTTTTCTGGATTCTTTGCAAACTAGTCAACTTTTGTCATCCGAGGCGATGGCTAAGGTCCGCGAGCAGTTCGGCTCGGTCGAGGATGCCAAGATTGCGGCTCGGGATCTGGTCAAGGCTGGCACAATCACGCGGTGGCAAGCGGGCCAATTGCTGCATCAATTCACAGGCCTTGTGGTTGGAAATTACAAGTTGCTGGATCAGTTGGGCGTGGGCGAAATGGGCCGGGTCTACCTGGCCGAGCATGTAAAAATGCAGCAGAAAGTGGCCCTCAAGGTGCTCGCGCGGAAGCATACCGCGCAGCCAAACGTACTCCGGCGCATTTTAGCCGAAGCCCGCCGCGTAGCCGCAATTGAACATCCGCACATCAGCCACATTCAAGATGTAAACCAGGACGGTGAACGGTATTTCATCGTGCTGGAATATGTCGACGGCATAGACTTGCAGCGACAAGTGGAACAAAAGGGAAAGCTTTCCGCTGCCCAGGCTTGGAACTTCATACGCCAGGCAGCGACGGGACTGGCTCACGCTCACAGCAAAAAAGTTGTTCACGGCGGCCTGAAACCCTCGAATCTGCTGACCGACGCCAATGGCACGGTCAAGATTTTGGACTTTGGTCTCGCTCAACTGGCAGTCGGCGAGGCCAGCGACAACAACGACTCAGTCGACCAGGTTGCAGCGAACGCCAAACTCTACCGCGCACCAGAAGCCGCCAAGCAACCCGCAAGCGCAACCGGCGACATGTATGCCCTGGGTGCCTCGCTCTACTTCTTGCTTACCGGCAAAGCTCCCGCAGCTGGCCCGCAATCGCCAGAGCAACTAACGAAATTGGCGCCAGAAACACCGGCCAACCTGGTCGAGCTATGCAGCCGACTTATGTCTGAATCGCCGGCTAACCGTCCGCAAAACGATCAACAGTTGATGGCAGCCATTGAGACTGCCAAGCCGGGAAGTACCGGTGCGAAATCACCGGCCAAAGAAGTGGCTGCAAAAACCCCGGCACCAAAGCCATCGGCAAATCTACCGAGCGCAAAGGCCAAGTCCGACGATCTCGTCGCGGCCAAGGCTCCGCCACCACGAACCAAGAAGCCGGTTACCGCCAAGGCATTGCCGGCTGACGATGACAGCTCACCCGTAATTTCTGCCGCTGCATCACCAACGGAAACCGCTCCCAGCGACACTCCGTTTTCCGGCTTCGCCATTCAAGCTGGTGGTAAAGCGAAGGCTGCGGCAAAGTCAGGCTCTATGCCGGCCATCACCGCTGCCCCACCGCCACCGAAGAAGGAAAAGGCATCGGCTGCAGCAGAGAAAGCCGAAAAACCAGCCGCGACCGAAAAGGGAACTACCAAGGCTGCTAAGGCCGCAAAACCTGCGAAGACCAAAGAAGGTGGCAAGTCGAATCTGCCCCTGATCCTGGCCGGTGGAATCGGCGGCGGCGTGCTCGCGCTGGGCTTAATCATCGGACTCGTCATGTTCCTGATGGGTGGCAAGGGAGACGACGCCGTCGTCGCCAAAGCTGACCCGGATAAGGAAGTGACTGCTGAGGCGGCTGGTACCGAATCGAATGGTGAAACAAATCCTGGGGGCGAAGCAAATCCAGATGTGAGTGGTGAAGCTAATCCTGCTATCGCTGTCGAAGCCAATCCGGCTGTGACAACACCCAACGCTGGCGAAGCCAACCCAGTTGCTCCAGCCGCCGAAGTGAAGCCCGTCGATCCGGCCAAGACAGAGCCCGCCGTCCCCGCACCAACGGCTGAAACAAAGCCCGCTGAGGCACCACCAGCAACGCCCATGGTCGCGTCGGTCGATCCAAAACCAGAGCCCGAAGCGAAGCCGGAGCCAAAAACACCGCCAAAGACCACACCTAAGCCAACACCCAAACCAACCCCCAAGCCGGCTCCTCCCGCGAGTCCATTTGCTGGCTTTTCGCCGGCGGTTGCGTTGCCCAAAGTTGTCACTGACATGACGGAACCGCCCGCTGAAATGTTGGTGCCTGTCGTGTTGGCCCCCTGCAAGGTTCCCGACGAAAACACGGTAATTATCGCTTCGATTCGTGGCGGAGAAACCGCCTACAGCAAGGGGAAGATGAAGTTCACGCTCGAATCGGCCAACGGCGGTACTTCGCTCCGCGATTGGGAGTTTAAGGTCGGTGGAGAATTGACTGAGATGCCGGTGGTGATTGCCACCATGGCGGCCAAGAGCGATCAGCTGACGTTTCAATGGACTGCGGAAGCTGCGAAGCATCCCGCTGCTCCCTATCTTTGCAATTGCGCGATCGAATTAACTGCCGGCAACGGCAAAGCTGTTGTAGCCCTGCGCGAGTCTTCGACGGTCGAACCCATTGCCATTACGATCGATAAACGCAGCCAACCTGCCAAATTCACGATTGACCTTCCTCCCGACCCCAAACAGCTGATGTTCGAGATCACCGCCGTCGAAGGGGATGTGCCCAAGGTGAAATATGACAGCAAAGAGCTTGTGGCAGACAAATCAACAACCTTCTTCTGGGTCGGAAATGTAGAAACCGAAATGCCCCTCGGAATGAAGATCGACACGACAATTCAGAATGGCAAAACGATTCAAGTCATCAGCTTGCCACATTTCAAGCTGGAAGGGGTCAACACCCGCCCCGAGCCGTATGAGAAGAAGAAGTTGCAGGGACTCGATCAAAATATCAGCCAACAGCTGCAATTTGCCACGGGTGCACTCACTCAGGCAGCAGGGATCAAGGATAAAAAACAAAAAGAGACGATCACTCTGCAGGCGACCCAAGCTCTTGAGCCACTGCAAAAAGCTAAGGCTCAGCTTGAGCAATTGGCTAATCTGGCGAAGGGGTTGCAGTCGAACGGTAAAATCCATTTCCGCATTTATTTGAACGCAGATGACTCGAAAGTCGAATTGATGAATTCGGGCGGCGGCGCAGGCGTACCCGCAGCTCCCGCCGGTGGTGGCGGGGTCAACAACAAGGCCAAGCTGTAA
- the groL gene encoding chaperonin GroEL (60 kDa chaperone family; promotes refolding of misfolded polypeptides especially under stressful conditions; forms two stacked rings of heptamers to form a barrel-shaped 14mer; ends can be capped by GroES; misfolded proteins enter the barrel where they are refolded when GroES binds) produces the protein MAKQMVFDDDARQPLLAGVSKLARAVRSTLGPRGRNAVLDKGWGSPKVTKDGVTVAEDIELDDPYENLGAQLVKEAASKTNEVAGDGTTTATVLSEAIFREGLKMIAAGYDPMALSRGIAKAAEAVCDEIYAIATPISEKNKKELQQIATIAGNNDPTIGSVLADAFLKVGKDGVITIEEGRGAETTVEVVEGMQFDRGFLSPHFVTNQDEVAVELENCYVLLYEEKISNNKKLIPLLEAISKANKPLLIVAEDVEGEALATLVVNKLRGILQVCAVKAPGYGDRRKAILGDIGVLTAATPIFKDLGIELESVKISDLGFAKKVKITSENTVFVGGKGTKQQIEARAEQIRREIGVTDSEYDREKLQERLAKLAGGVAQISCGAATETEMKERKWLLEDGKNAVQAALESGIVPGGGVALIRAEKSIDKLKLEGDEKMGGQIIRNVLDQPLRAIAQNAGLDGAVVVNRVRQLKSKTEGYNADTNQYGDMLKFGVIDPAKVVATALKNAASVAALLLTTEALITEMPKEGGDDDHHDHHDHGGMGGGMGGMGGMDMGGMGGMM, from the coding sequence GTGGCAAAGCAAATGGTCTTCGATGACGACGCTCGTCAGCCTCTTTTGGCGGGCGTTTCGAAGCTGGCTCGGGCAGTGCGCAGCACGCTCGGCCCCCGCGGTCGTAACGCGGTGCTCGACAAAGGTTGGGGTTCACCCAAGGTGACAAAGGACGGCGTGACCGTTGCTGAAGACATCGAACTCGACGATCCGTACGAAAATCTGGGCGCACAACTGGTCAAAGAAGCCGCCAGCAAGACCAACGAAGTCGCCGGCGATGGCACGACGACGGCCACCGTGCTGTCGGAAGCAATCTTCCGCGAAGGTTTGAAGATGATCGCCGCCGGTTACGACCCGATGGCTCTCTCGCGCGGCATCGCCAAAGCGGCCGAAGCTGTTTGCGATGAGATCTATGCGATCGCCACCCCGATCAGCGAAAAGAACAAGAAGGAATTGCAGCAGATCGCTACGATTGCTGGCAATAACGACCCAACCATCGGGTCTGTGCTCGCCGACGCCTTCCTCAAGGTTGGCAAAGACGGCGTAATCACGATCGAAGAAGGTCGCGGTGCTGAGACGACCGTCGAAGTCGTCGAAGGTATGCAATTCGATCGCGGCTTCCTCTCTCCCCACTTCGTCACCAATCAGGACGAAGTCGCGGTCGAGCTCGAAAACTGCTACGTGCTGTTGTACGAAGAAAAGATCTCGAACAACAAGAAGCTGATTCCCTTGCTCGAAGCCATCAGCAAGGCCAACAAGCCATTGTTGATCGTGGCTGAGGACGTCGAAGGCGAGGCTCTAGCCACACTCGTCGTCAACAAACTGCGCGGCATTCTGCAAGTTTGTGCCGTCAAGGCCCCCGGTTACGGCGATCGTCGCAAGGCGATCCTCGGCGACATCGGCGTGCTGACCGCTGCCACCCCGATCTTCAAGGATCTGGGCATTGAATTGGAAAGCGTCAAGATTTCGGACCTCGGCTTCGCCAAAAAGGTGAAGATCACTTCCGAAAACACCGTCTTCGTCGGTGGCAAAGGAACGAAGCAACAAATCGAAGCTCGGGCCGAACAAATCCGCCGTGAGATCGGTGTCACCGATAGCGAATACGATCGCGAAAAGCTGCAAGAACGCCTGGCCAAACTGGCCGGTGGTGTGGCTCAGATCAGCTGCGGTGCTGCGACCGAAACCGAAATGAAGGAGCGTAAGTGGCTGCTCGAAGACGGCAAGAATGCCGTGCAAGCCGCGCTCGAAAGTGGCATCGTCCCTGGTGGTGGTGTGGCCCTCATCCGCGCCGAGAAGTCGATCGACAAGCTTAAGCTTGAAGGCGACGAGAAGATGGGCGGCCAGATCATTCGCAACGTGCTCGATCAGCCATTGCGAGCAATCGCTCAGAACGCCGGCCTTGATGGCGCGGTGGTCGTCAATCGCGTTCGCCAGCTGAAAAGCAAGACTGAAGGCTACAACGCCGACACCAACCAGTACGGCGACATGCTCAAGTTCGGTGTGATCGACCCAGCTAAGGTCGTGGCAACCGCGCTGAAGAACGCGGCCAGCGTCGCGGCTTTGCTGCTCACCACCGAAGCTCTCATCACCGAAATGCCTAAGGAAGGTGGCGACGACGATCATCACGATCATCACGACCACGGTGGAATGGGCGGCGGCATGGGAGGTATGGGTGGCATGGACATGGGTGGTATGGGCGGCATGATGTAA
- a CDS encoding co-chaperone GroES, with protein sequence MAKLKIRPLDDRVVVSPLEAEQRTAGGIVLPDSAKERPQRGTVVAVGPGKLLDSGKRAELAVAVGDQVIYGKYGGTDIEVGGDDVKVLRESDILAKVVE encoded by the coding sequence ATGGCCAAGTTGAAGATCCGTCCTCTCGACGACAGAGTGGTTGTCAGCCCCCTCGAAGCTGAACAGCGGACTGCTGGCGGTATCGTGCTGCCCGATTCGGCAAAAGAACGACCCCAGCGGGGCACGGTTGTCGCAGTCGGTCCAGGCAAGCTGCTCGATAGTGGCAAGCGGGCTGAACTGGCGGTTGCCGTCGGCGATCAGGTCATTTACGGCAAGTACGGCGGCACCGATATCGAAGTCGGTGGCGACGATGTCAAGGTGCTCCGGGAGAGCGACATCTTGGCGAAGGTCGTCGAGTAA
- the groL gene encoding chaperonin GroEL (60 kDa chaperone family; promotes refolding of misfolded polypeptides especially under stressful conditions; forms two stacked rings of heptamers to form a barrel-shaped 14mer; ends can be capped by GroES; misfolded proteins enter the barrel where they are refolded when GroES binds) encodes MAKQLLFDDLARARMLAGVDKLANAVAVTMGPTGKNVIIDKSFGGPTVTKDGVTVAKEIELEDRFENMGAKLVVEVAQKTSDLAGDGTTTATVLARAIFKEGLRSVVAGSNPTGIRRGIDKAVEAATAKLVSMAKKVTSKEEVASVGAISANNDQAIGDLLAEALHRVGKDGVITVEEGKTADTKVDYVDGMQFDKGFVSPYFINRHASMDCLLEDALILIHEKKISNLRDLVPILEKVSSTGKPLLIIAEDVDAEALTLLVVNKLRGVLNVCAVKAPGFGDRRKAMLGDIAVLTGGTLISDDLGLQLEALSLEHLGRAKKVSVDKSNTTIVEGAGKRNDIDKRVQQIKNQMNQTESEYDKEKFQERLAKLAGGVAVISVGAETEADMKQKKARVEDALHATRAALEEGILPGGGVALLRCSDVVEKLVDTLKGDESVGASIILHALSSPMRTIVDNGGRDGSVVCDEVLQKPVNIGYNALTGEYVDMYKAGVIDPVKVVRTALGNAASIAALLLTTEALVTNLDKDDKAKRSVEGSIR; translated from the coding sequence GTGGCAAAACAACTGTTATTCGACGATCTCGCTCGTGCTCGCATGCTCGCGGGCGTCGACAAGCTCGCTAATGCCGTCGCGGTCACCATGGGACCGACCGGTAAGAACGTCATCATCGACAAGTCGTTCGGTGGCCCAACCGTCACCAAGGACGGCGTGACGGTCGCTAAAGAAATCGAACTCGAAGACCGCTTCGAAAACATGGGAGCCAAGCTGGTGGTCGAAGTCGCTCAAAAGACTTCGGACCTGGCCGGTGACGGCACCACGACGGCCACCGTGCTCGCGCGGGCCATTTTCAAAGAAGGCCTTCGCAGCGTCGTCGCCGGGAGCAATCCCACTGGCATTCGCCGCGGCATTGATAAGGCTGTGGAAGCTGCAACTGCCAAACTGGTCTCTATGGCCAAGAAGGTCACCAGCAAGGAAGAAGTCGCCAGCGTCGGTGCGATTTCGGCCAACAACGATCAGGCCATCGGCGACCTCCTCGCCGAAGCCCTGCATCGCGTCGGTAAAGACGGCGTGATCACGGTCGAAGAAGGCAAGACTGCTGATACCAAGGTCGACTACGTCGACGGCATGCAGTTCGATAAGGGCTTTGTCTCGCCCTACTTCATCAACCGCCATGCGTCGATGGATTGTTTACTCGAAGACGCTCTGATCCTCATTCACGAGAAGAAGATCAGCAACTTACGCGACCTGGTGCCGATCCTCGAAAAGGTCAGCTCGACCGGCAAGCCACTGCTGATCATCGCCGAAGATGTCGATGCCGAAGCACTCACCCTGCTCGTCGTCAACAAGCTCCGCGGCGTGCTGAACGTCTGTGCCGTCAAGGCTCCAGGCTTTGGCGATCGCCGTAAGGCGATGCTGGGCGATATCGCAGTTCTCACCGGCGGTACGCTGATCAGCGATGATCTTGGTTTGCAACTCGAAGCTCTGTCGCTCGAACACCTGGGTCGCGCCAAAAAGGTCTCGGTTGATAAAAGCAACACGACGATCGTCGAAGGTGCCGGCAAGCGGAACGACATCGACAAGCGTGTGCAGCAAATCAAGAACCAGATGAACCAGACCGAAAGCGAGTACGACAAGGAGAAGTTCCAAGAGCGTCTCGCCAAGCTCGCTGGCGGTGTGGCTGTCATCTCGGTCGGTGCCGAAACCGAAGCCGACATGAAGCAAAAGAAGGCCCGAGTCGAAGATGCGTTGCATGCCACGCGTGCCGCTCTCGAAGAAGGCATTCTCCCTGGTGGTGGTGTCGCTCTGCTTCGTTGCTCGGACGTGGTCGAAAAGCTCGTCGACACGCTCAAGGGTGACGAAAGCGTGGGTGCCAGCATTATTCTGCATGCTCTCTCTTCGCCCATGCGGACGATTGTCGACAACGGGGGCCGAGATGGCTCGGTTGTTTGCGACGAAGTGCTGCAAAAGCCCGTTAATATCGGCTACAACGCCCTGACCGGCGAGTATGTCGATATGTACAAGGCTGGCGTCATCGATCCGGTGAAGGTCGTGCGAACTGCTCTCGGCAATGCCGCGAGCATCGCTGCTCTCCTCCTCACCACCGAAGCGCTGGTGACCAACCTCGACAAGGACGACAAGGCCAAGCGGTCGGTCGAAGGTTCGATTCGCTAG
- the dnaJ gene encoding molecular chaperone DnaJ, translating to MATMAKRDYYEVLSIKREASEKEIATAYRKLALKYHPDTNPGDPDSMEKFKEAAEAYEVLADAEKRARYDRFGHAGGDQFGSQFQDADDIMDAFGSIFGDLFGGSGGGRRSRRARAGANLRADVKLTLEEAARGVSKTVDFARSKVCETCKGGGSKPGSSKTMCRYCAGHGQVVQSAGFVRVQTTCPQCRGAGSVITEPCTDCRGNGYVQERTKLDVAIPAGIDDGMRVRIPGQGEPSPEGGPPGDLFCFISVKKHKLFEREGVHLILRMPITFSQSALGATIEVPTLDGPHDLKIPAGTEAGEVFRVRGKGLADPRGGSGKGDLHVQTYIEVPKKLTARQRELLQELAELEHANVTPHRKTFFETIKEYFSPPTAPSKKTEE from the coding sequence ATGGCGACGATGGCCAAGCGCGATTACTACGAAGTGCTGAGCATCAAGCGCGAGGCGTCCGAAAAGGAAATTGCCACCGCGTATCGCAAGCTCGCGCTCAAATATCACCCCGATACGAATCCAGGCGATCCGGATTCGATGGAAAAATTCAAAGAAGCGGCCGAAGCCTACGAAGTGCTGGCCGATGCCGAGAAGCGAGCTCGCTACGATCGGTTCGGTCATGCCGGCGGTGATCAGTTCGGTTCGCAGTTTCAAGATGCCGACGACATCATGGATGCGTTTGGCAGCATCTTTGGCGACCTGTTTGGTGGCAGTGGCGGTGGTCGCCGCTCGCGTCGTGCCCGGGCCGGCGCGAACTTGCGGGCCGATGTCAAACTCACGCTGGAAGAAGCAGCCCGCGGTGTGAGCAAGACGGTGGATTTTGCCCGCAGCAAAGTTTGCGAGACTTGCAAAGGGGGCGGCAGCAAACCGGGCTCCTCGAAAACAATGTGCCGCTACTGCGCCGGTCATGGTCAGGTGGTGCAATCAGCCGGCTTTGTCCGCGTGCAGACGACGTGTCCCCAATGCCGCGGTGCGGGCTCCGTCATTACCGAACCATGCACCGATTGTCGCGGCAATGGTTATGTCCAAGAGCGGACCAAGCTCGATGTGGCAATTCCCGCCGGCATCGACGATGGGATGCGCGTTCGTATTCCCGGTCAGGGTGAACCAAGTCCCGAAGGAGGACCGCCGGGCGACTTATTCTGCTTTATCAGCGTCAAAAAGCACAAGCTGTTCGAGCGCGAGGGGGTGCATCTCATTTTGCGTATGCCGATCACGTTCAGCCAATCTGCACTGGGTGCAACGATCGAAGTTCCCACGCTCGATGGTCCACACGATTTGAAGATTCCCGCGGGCACTGAAGCGGGCGAGGTCTTCCGCGTGCGTGGCAAGGGTTTGGCCGATCCTCGCGGCGGCAGCGGCAAAGGCGATCTGCACGTGCAGACTTACATCGAAGTGCCGAAAAAGCTCACCGCCCGTCAGCGCGAACTGCTGCAGGAGTTGGCAGAACTCGAACATGCGAATGTGACACCCCACCGCAAGACATTTTTCGAAACCATCAAGGAGTATTTCAGTCCGCCGACTGCTCCGAGCAAGAAGACCGAGGAATGA
- the grpE gene encoding nucleotide exchange factor GrpE produces the protein MSAETEKPTTDSSEDTVHNPLFSSGPEAKIDQLQAELKKAQDELLRQQAEFENFRKRKAREMEEERKYTILPFARDLLPVVDNLERALDAAAQSGDTTSLRDGVKMVSAQLMNVLAQHHCERIPGVGAEFDPNYHQAIAQEATSEYAAGTVSREAQVGYKLYDRVVRPAQVFVSTGPAS, from the coding sequence ATGTCAGCCGAAACTGAAAAACCAACTACCGACTCGTCCGAAGACACAGTACACAATCCGCTGTTCTCTTCGGGGCCCGAAGCCAAAATCGACCAGCTGCAAGCCGAGCTCAAAAAGGCTCAGGACGAATTACTTCGTCAGCAAGCGGAGTTCGAGAATTTTCGCAAGCGCAAGGCGCGCGAAATGGAAGAAGAGCGGAAATACACGATTCTCCCCTTCGCCCGCGATCTGCTCCCCGTCGTCGACAATCTGGAGCGGGCCTTAGATGCCGCAGCCCAAAGTGGCGACACGACCTCGCTGCGCGATGGGGTGAAGATGGTCTCGGCTCAACTAATGAATGTTCTGGCCCAGCACCATTGCGAGCGAATCCCTGGCGTTGGTGCGGAATTCGACCCCAACTATCATCAGGCCATTGCGCAGGAAGCGACCAGCGAATACGCCGCCGGCACCGTTAGCCGCGAAGCGCAGGTAGGCTATAAGTTGTACGACCGCGTCGTGCGCCCTGCTCAGGTCTTTGTTTCCACCGGCCCCGCATCGTAA
- a CDS encoding FmdB family zinc ribbon protein, protein MPTYDYECDACGHKEEVFQSFSDPLIEKCPKCKKKKFRRLFGAGAAVMFKGTGFYTTDYRSDSYKKAASADSKPAESSGGSSDSSTKSETKPATPAPKSDSSSSGSSGGSSGSTGSGGKPKKN, encoded by the coding sequence ATGCCCACCTACGATTACGAATGCGATGCCTGCGGACACAAGGAAGAAGTCTTTCAAAGCTTCAGCGATCCGCTGATCGAAAAGTGCCCGAAGTGCAAAAAGAAGAAGTTCCGCCGCCTGTTCGGCGCTGGTGCAGCGGTGATGTTTAAGGGAACCGGCTTCTACACCACCGACTATCGCAGCGACTCGTACAAGAAGGCAGCTTCGGCTGATTCCAAGCCGGCTGAATCCTCTGGCGGCTCCTCAGATAGTTCGACCAAGAGCGAAACAAAGCCCGCAACACCTGCACCTAAATCCGATTCTTCCTCGTCCGGTTCCAGTGGCGGTAGTTCGGGTAGCACAGGTTCCGGCGGCAAGCCCAAGAAGAACTAA
- a CDS encoding DNA gyrase inhibitor YacG codes for MSIIVCSVCERVFDTATSTAMPFCSERCKTIDLGRWLGEKYSVPYERTEDDEEEDSPPPRGRTSGED; via the coding sequence ATGAGCATCATCGTCTGCAGTGTGTGCGAACGAGTCTTCGATACGGCGACATCGACCGCGATGCCGTTTTGCTCGGAACGCTGCAAGACGATTGACTTGGGCCGCTGGTTGGGCGAAAAGTACAGCGTGCCTTACGAGCGGACCGAAGACGACGAGGAAGAAGATTCTCCTCCACCGCGCGGTCGAACCAGTGGCGAAGATTAA
- a CDS encoding HD domain-containing protein: MHNLEEIPEIRGLDSRSGLIRIPHEMDVPITPRVRQLIDTAEFHRLTRVSQLGLVSLVYPAAHHTRFEHSLGVYRNALLYLRQLSADERFRAAIKTEDGELLIVAALLHDLGHWPFCHPIEDMKLPSVPSHEMFANSFLLEGEVADCLRDDWGIQPRDVTTILSEKPRDTRQRILKSLMSGPIDIDKMDYLPRDSLHAGVPYGRNFDAQRLIGSLCLNQAGDGLALTDKGRTAAEMMVFARYVMFSEVYWHHTVRSATAMLQRGFYLLHGELDLDALFRMAEPAFIQHVLTASERHPAADLFGGLFGPTRRLYKRIAEFSFFQKRPYYEQFARRPYTWLAVCSDHLAEILSQQIARRVAPHEILFDAPPVKREVEFNVEIHFAKENTYRTLGEVSPVVKTLAQSQFDDYVKRVRIFVHPRLQEDLRQQDSLDTALDETLRRMA, translated from the coding sequence ATGCACAACCTGGAAGAGATTCCAGAAATTCGCGGGCTCGATAGCCGCAGCGGCCTGATCCGTATTCCACACGAAATGGACGTGCCGATCACACCGCGAGTTAGGCAGTTAATCGATACTGCGGAATTCCATCGTCTCACGCGAGTTAGTCAACTGGGGCTGGTCTCGCTCGTCTATCCGGCCGCCCATCACACGCGGTTTGAACATTCGTTAGGCGTTTATCGCAACGCGCTCCTGTATCTTCGTCAGCTATCGGCCGACGAGCGCTTTCGCGCAGCGATCAAGACCGAAGATGGCGAGCTGTTGATTGTGGCAGCGCTGCTGCACGATTTGGGACACTGGCCTTTCTGTCACCCCATCGAAGACATGAAACTGCCGAGCGTCCCCTCGCACGAGATGTTTGCCAACAGCTTTCTGCTCGAAGGAGAAGTTGCCGATTGCTTGCGCGACGATTGGGGCATTCAGCCGCGCGATGTGACAACCATTCTTTCCGAGAAACCGCGCGACACGCGCCAGCGGATATTGAAAAGCCTCATGTCTGGGCCGATCGACATCGACAAGATGGACTACCTGCCGCGCGACAGTTTGCACGCCGGCGTTCCGTATGGCCGCAACTTCGACGCTCAGCGACTGATCGGGAGCCTTTGCCTAAACCAGGCTGGTGATGGTCTGGCACTGACCGACAAGGGGCGAACAGCAGCCGAGATGATGGTCTTCGCGCGGTACGTCATGTTCAGCGAGGTCTATTGGCATCACACCGTTCGCTCGGCGACTGCGATGCTCCAGCGAGGCTTCTATTTGCTGCATGGCGAACTCGATCTCGATGCTCTCTTTCGCATGGCCGAGCCGGCGTTCATCCAACACGTGCTGACCGCCTCCGAGCGCCATCCTGCTGCCGACCTGTTCGGCGGACTGTTTGGCCCGACACGCCGACTCTACAAACGAATTGCCGAGTTCAGCTTCTTTCAGAAGCGACCTTATTACGAGCAATTTGCCCGTCGGCCCTACACGTGGCTGGCGGTATGTAGCGATCATCTGGCAGAGATATTAAGTCAGCAGATTGCTCGCCGAGTGGCACCGCACGAGATTTTATTCGACGCGCCGCCGGTCAAGCGCGAAGTCGAGTTCAATGTCGAGATCCACTTTGCCAAAGAGAATACTTACCGCACGCTGGGGGAAGTATCTCCCGTGGTGAAAACGCTTGCGCAAAGCCAGTTCGACGATTACGTCAAGCGCGTCCGCATCTTCGTTCACCCACGCTTGCAAGAGGATTTGCGGCAGCAAGACTCGCTCGATACAGCCCTCGATGAAACACTGCGGCGGATGGCTTGA